One part of the Desulfatirhabdium butyrativorans DSM 18734 genome encodes these proteins:
- a CDS encoding shikimate dehydrogenase produces MKIDAATSLYAVFGNPVEHSLSPEIFNAAFEAAGIPAIYLAFRVDDIGRGVEAIRALGIRGASVTIPHKQRLMRHLDEIDPSALRIGAVNTVLAREGNLIGYNTDGLGAMLALKTKTRLCGKRVLLIGAGGAARAIGTVLVEEGSELSIANRSEARGRMLCEALGATWCPPGDIEGGHFDILIQTTPVGMWPGGIDASPVSPSLFRPGMIVMDIVYVPEETRFLRDARQAGCTTIAGSEMFLHQAAAQFERWTQRPAPIDIMRSALQEGLRSRMERLRS; encoded by the coding sequence ATGAAAATCGATGCAGCGACATCGCTCTATGCCGTGTTCGGCAATCCGGTCGAACATAGCCTGAGTCCGGAAATTTTCAATGCGGCATTCGAAGCGGCAGGGATTCCAGCCATATATCTGGCCTTCCGGGTCGATGATATCGGCCGGGGGGTGGAGGCGATCCGGGCGCTCGGCATCCGGGGGGCGAGCGTCACCATCCCACACAAGCAGCGCCTGATGCGCCATCTGGATGAAATCGATCCATCGGCCTTGCGGATCGGAGCCGTGAACACGGTGCTCGCGCGGGAGGGGAATCTCATCGGGTATAACACGGATGGCCTGGGCGCGATGCTCGCCCTGAAGACGAAGACTCGACTTTGCGGGAAAAGGGTTCTGCTGATCGGCGCGGGCGGCGCCGCCCGTGCAATCGGTACGGTTCTCGTCGAGGAGGGATCGGAGCTCAGTATTGCCAATCGGAGCGAGGCCAGGGGGCGGATGCTGTGCGAAGCATTAGGGGCCACCTGGTGTCCCCCCGGGGATATCGAAGGCGGGCATTTCGATATCCTGATCCAGACGACGCCTGTCGGCATGTGGCCTGGCGGGATCGATGCGTCTCCCGTCAGCCCGTCCCTGTTTCGGCCCGGCATGATCGTCATGGATATTGTTTATGTCCCGGAAGAAACCCGATTTCTGAGGGATGCCCGTCAGGCCGGCTGCACCACCATTGCCGGTTCGGAAATGTTCCTGCATCAGGCAGCGGCCCAGTTCGAACGCTGGACACAGAGACCTGCGCCAATCGATATCATGCGTTCAGCCTTGCAGGAAGGGCTCCGCAGCCGCATGGAGAGACTTCGATCATGA
- the aroA gene encoding 3-phosphoshikimate 1-carboxyvinyltransferase, translating to MIRIFPTRLSHQRIRVPGSKSYTHRSLIAAALGDGPCTIGNPLFSQDTILTADALQQMGVAIERTDDAWVVHGNEGRIGSCGHPIYLGNSGTSMRLLTAVAALSAGPVVLTGNARMQQRPIDDLLQGLRRLGIDAASCQPGGCPPVRISGGPIRGGAIEIDCSKSSQFLSALLLAAPCTAEGMRIQVLGDPVSKPYIDMTLHVMSDFGIACSRSGYGEFVVPGAQRYHRERYSVEPDASQAGYFWAAAAITGARILVEGMTLNSRQGDVRFVRLLEAMGCSVVQEEDAIGIAGGGALRAIDVDMSAMPDLVPTLAVVAAFAEGKTTVRNVSHLRIKESDRLAATIDNLERMGIRASTDGSDLEVWGGEPHGALIKTCDDHRMAMSFAMAGLITPGIVIDEETCVGKSFPDFWKVLKSMGVGIA from the coding sequence ATGATCCGCATTTTCCCCACCAGACTATCGCACCAGCGTATCCGGGTTCCGGGCTCCAAAAGTTACACCCATCGCAGCCTGATTGCAGCGGCCCTTGGTGATGGTCCCTGCACGATCGGCAACCCGCTTTTCAGCCAGGACACCATTTTGACTGCGGATGCCTTGCAGCAGATGGGGGTCGCCATCGAGCGTACGGATGATGCCTGGGTTGTTCACGGAAACGAAGGCCGTATCGGTTCCTGCGGCCATCCGATTTATTTGGGCAATTCGGGCACATCGATGCGCCTTCTGACGGCAGTTGCGGCATTGTCGGCGGGTCCCGTCGTTCTCACCGGAAATGCGCGCATGCAGCAGCGGCCCATCGACGATTTGCTGCAGGGTCTCAGACGTCTGGGGATCGATGCGGCATCCTGCCAGCCGGGCGGATGTCCGCCGGTTCGCATTTCGGGCGGACCGATCCGGGGAGGAGCGATTGAAATCGATTGCAGCAAAAGCAGCCAGTTTCTGTCGGCACTGCTGCTGGCGGCGCCCTGCACGGCGGAGGGCATGCGCATTCAGGTGCTGGGAGACCCGGTCTCCAAACCCTATATCGATATGACCCTCCATGTGATGTCGGATTTTGGCATCGCCTGCAGCCGCAGCGGATACGGCGAATTCGTGGTGCCCGGCGCCCAGCGCTACCACCGGGAAAGGTACAGTGTCGAGCCGGATGCTTCCCAGGCCGGATACTTCTGGGCTGCGGCAGCCATTACCGGCGCCCGGATTCTGGTGGAGGGAATGACCCTGAATTCCAGGCAGGGGGATGTCCGATTCGTTCGTCTTCTGGAGGCAATGGGCTGCAGCGTTGTGCAGGAGGAGGATGCGATCGGCATTGCGGGCGGAGGGGCGCTTCGGGCAATCGATGTGGACATGAGCGCCATGCCCGATCTGGTCCCGACCCTGGCGGTTGTGGCGGCCTTTGCCGAAGGAAAGACGACCGTCCGGAACGTCTCCCATCTTCGGATCAAGGAAAGTGATCGTCTGGCTGCAACCATCGACAATCTGGAGCGGATGGGAATTCGGGCGAGCACCGACGGATCGGATCTGGAGGTATGGGGCGGAGAACCGCATGGGGCGCTCATCAAAACCTGCGACGATCACCGAATGGCCATGAGTTTCGCCATGGCCGGATTGATTACGCCAGGGATCGTGATCGACGAGGAAACGTGTGTCGGAAAATCGTTTCCGGATTTCTGGAAGGTTTTGAAATCGATGGGGGTAGGTATTGCCTGA
- a CDS encoding bifunctional acetyl-CoA hydrolase/transferase family protein/GNAT family N-acetyltransferase has protein sequence MEGIENGNYKLVSAEEAISHIRKGSRVFIGTGCGEPQHLIRTMVSDINLQDIMVYQMMSFTLADYIADEMFRNRFSLKLFFISRQMREAAFQGWIDYIPAYLSQIPRLFASHRIGLDVALIQVSPPDKYGYCSLGVSVDITRAGMENARMVIAQINPSVPRTWGDSFVHIDDIDYLVYHEEPIVEMTNREYDPELIRRIGHFVSQLVDDGVTLQIGFGNLPNAILPYLDGKKDLGIHTQVITDGMLPLFEKKVITNRKKSLLPGRVVASLCMGTDAIYRFVDNNPVFYFRSSEFVNDPTVIARNDNLVSISSALEVDLTGQVSTDSMGYLFYSGIGDQVDFLRGSAMSKGGFSIIALPSTARKGTVSRIVPHLSEGAGVATTRGDVNFIVTEYGIAELKGKSIYQRVMELAQISHPKFREELIDIAKSRHYIFQDQLPPVQEDLLFLEGYRSTVTLRNGKNIEFRPLLSSDEFSYRNFFYSLQEETIYRRFFYKIKIFSHEMVQKQWASVDYRKNMSIIGLTQRGGSREIMAIGSYAEEQEQRAEVAFVVREDFQGLGVCSILLKILEGIAKENRYKGFVASVLKENTAMIHVFKKRYPHARILMTGGSDVTILMDFDDAVEPEEKACAC, from the coding sequence ATGGAAGGAATTGAAAACGGCAATTACAAGCTGGTCAGCGCGGAAGAGGCCATCTCGCACATCCGCAAAGGCAGCCGGGTTTTCATCGGAACAGGATGCGGTGAGCCGCAGCACCTGATCCGAACGATGGTCAGCGACATCAATCTGCAGGACATCATGGTCTATCAGATGATGTCCTTTACCCTGGCCGACTATATCGCAGACGAAATGTTCCGGAACCGTTTCTCCCTGAAGCTCTTTTTCATCAGCCGCCAAATGCGCGAGGCTGCATTCCAGGGGTGGATCGACTATATTCCGGCATATCTGAGCCAGATACCGAGGTTGTTTGCCAGTCACCGCATCGGCCTCGATGTGGCCCTCATCCAGGTCAGCCCGCCCGACAAATACGGCTATTGCAGCCTCGGGGTCTCCGTGGACATCACCCGCGCAGGGATGGAAAACGCCCGCATGGTCATCGCCCAGATCAACCCGAGCGTACCCAGGACATGGGGAGACAGTTTCGTCCATATCGATGATATCGATTATCTCGTGTATCATGAAGAACCCATCGTCGAAATGACCAACCGGGAATACGATCCGGAGCTGATTCGCCGCATCGGACATTTTGTCTCCCAGCTCGTCGATGACGGTGTCACCCTGCAGATCGGATTCGGGAACCTGCCCAATGCGATCCTGCCGTATCTGGACGGCAAAAAGGATTTGGGGATCCATACCCAGGTCATCACGGATGGCATGCTGCCCCTCTTTGAAAAAAAGGTCATCACCAACCGGAAAAAATCCCTGCTTCCCGGCCGGGTGGTCGCCTCCCTGTGCATGGGAACCGATGCCATTTATCGCTTTGTGGACAACAACCCCGTTTTCTATTTCCGATCATCGGAATTCGTGAACGATCCGACCGTCATCGCCCGGAACGACAACCTCGTCTCGATCAGCTCGGCGCTGGAAGTCGATCTTACGGGGCAGGTCAGCACGGACTCCATGGGTTATCTGTTTTACAGCGGTATCGGCGACCAGGTGGACTTTCTTCGGGGCTCGGCCATGTCGAAGGGCGGTTTTTCCATCATCGCCCTGCCGTCAACCGCCCGAAAAGGAACGGTCAGCCGGATCGTCCCCCATCTCAGCGAAGGGGCAGGGGTCGCCACCACCCGGGGCGACGTCAACTTCATTGTCACCGAATACGGGATTGCGGAACTCAAAGGAAAGAGCATCTACCAGCGGGTCATGGAACTGGCCCAGATTTCCCATCCGAAATTCCGGGAAGAGCTGATCGACATTGCCAAATCGCGGCACTACATCTTCCAGGATCAACTGCCTCCCGTCCAGGAAGATTTGCTCTTCCTCGAAGGATATCGCAGCACCGTCACCCTCCGCAATGGGAAGAACATCGAATTTCGCCCGCTGCTTTCATCGGATGAGTTCTCCTACCGCAACTTCTTCTACTCCCTCCAGGAAGAAACCATCTACCGGAGATTCTTCTACAAGATCAAAATCTTTTCCCATGAAATGGTTCAGAAACAATGGGCCAGTGTCGATTACCGCAAGAACATGTCCATCATCGGCCTGACACAGAGAGGGGGCAGCAGGGAAATCATGGCCATCGGCTCCTATGCGGAAGAGCAGGAGCAGCGGGCCGAGGTGGCATTCGTCGTGCGGGAAGACTTTCAGGGGCTTGGGGTATGCTCCATCCTGTTGAAGATTCTCGAAGGGATCGCCAAGGAAAACCGTTACAAGGGCTTTGTGGCTTCGGTGCTCAAAGAAAACACGGCCATGATCCACGTATTCAAGAAGCGCTACCCCCATGCCCGCATCCTGATGACCGGCGGAAGCGATGTGACCATCCTCATGGACTTCGATGATGCCGTCGAGCCGGAAGAGAAGGCGTGCGCTTGTTGA